A stretch of DNA from Desulfobacteraceae bacterium:
AAGGCCGCGACGGTCTGGCGCCGCCTGGCCGCCCGGCGGATCCTGATCCGCGACTGCAGCAATTTCGAGGGGCTCTCGGAGCGCTTCATCCGCATCTCCCTCAAGGATCAGGCGACCAACCGGGCCCTTTGCCGCCATCTTCGGGAGCTGGGATGAGTGTTGCGTTCCTCCCCGGCTTCCTCCTGCCGGTGGCCTTCGTCCTGGATCTGCTGCTGGGGGACCCGCGCTGGCTACCCCACCCCATCCGCTGGATGGGGGCCGCGATCACATGGGCCGAGTCGCGCTTTCGCCGCCTGCCCCTATCGCTTGGCGCCGCCGGCGGGCTGTTTGCGGCCAGCCTGATCGCCGGCACGGCGCTGGCGGCCTTTGGGTTGCTGCGGGTGGCGGCAGCCGTCCACCCGCTTGTGGCAGTCGGGCTGGAGGTCCTGCTGGTGTTCTACTGCCTTTCGGCACGCAGCCTGATGGATGCGGCCATGGCCGTCTACCGCCCCCTGCGGGAGGGTGATGCCAGCGCGGCCAAGGGCCAGGTAGCAATGATCATCGGCCGCGATACGGCGCCCCTATCCGAGGCCGGGGTCGCCCGGGCGTGCGTCGAGACGGTGGCCGAAAACCTAGTGGACGGCGTGGTCTCGCCTCTCTTCTACGCCGCCTTGGGGGGCGCGCCGCTGGCGCTGGCTTTCAAGATGGTCAACACCCTG
This window harbors:
- the cbiB gene encoding adenosylcobinamide-phosphate synthase CbiB, whose amino-acid sequence is MSVAFLPGFLLPVAFVLDLLLGDPRWLPHPIRWMGAAITWAESRFRRLPLSLGAAGGLFAASLIAGTALAAFGLLRVAAAVHPLVAVGLEVLLVFYCLSARSLMDAAMAVYRPLREGDASAAKGQVAMIIGRDTAPLSEAGVARACVETVAENLVDGVVSPLFYAALGGAPLALAFKMVNTLDSMVGYKNERYRSFGRAAARIDDAANYLPARLAMPLIALAAALLAGRGRRTLGRALREGRRHISPNAGIAEAAFAGALGVCLGGPNYYGGVLVDKPFIGSGLGPVVPDHIPRACELMLVTALISLGAFWVAALGLGLI